A stretch of Gasterosteus aculeatus chromosome 4, fGasAcu3.hap1.1, whole genome shotgun sequence DNA encodes these proteins:
- the ndufa5 gene encoding NADH dehydrogenase [ubiquinone] 1 alpha subcomplex subunit 5 — translation MAGLLKKTTGLVGLAVSHNPHERLRILYSKILASLQTMPQDAAYRKYTEQLVSERFNHVKMEADVEKLEKKINCGQIEEVIFQAECELALSRKMSEWKPWEPLIEEPPPNQWKWPI, via the exons ACGACTGGCCTGGTTGGCCTGGCAGTGTCCCACAATCCACACGAG CGTCTGAGGATTCTGTACTCAAAGATCCTGGCGTCGCTGCAGACCATGCCACAGGACGCCGCCTACAGGAAGTACACCGAGCAGCTGGTCAGCGAGCGGTTCAACCACGTCAAAATG gagGCTGATGTTGAGAAGCTGGAGAAGAAGATAAACTGTGGGCAGATTGAAGAAGTTATTTTTCAG GCCGAGTGTGAGCTGGCTCTGTCCAGAAAGATGTCTGAGTGGAAACCATGGGAGCCCCTGATTGAGGAGCCTCCTCCCAACCAATGGAAATGGCCCATCTGA